In a single window of the Planctomycetia bacterium genome:
- a CDS encoding protein kinase codes for MSKRLESLMFVRELGTGAGTKVALMRDARDGTYYCKKYVSANAPNWHSQVRQLKNEFDVGVSNNHPVLRKSLEYGIVKRKLRAIEAYNILQFVDGIPLDKFAETSTPPLIVKIFWHAADGLQDLHRRGFVHADLKPHNILCAKNGRPTIIDFGQACAMFTRKERIQGTKDFIAKEQVDRQALDARTDVFGLGATMHRVFLGRSVETELNSTSVTKGGVNLDFWRNPNTDQAKQLDPTLLRLIEDCCQPDRADRPENMQLVKDRLEVCFDRVAKTA; via the coding sequence ATGAGCAAGCGGCTTGAAAGCCTGATGTTTGTCAGAGAGCTGGGGACCGGCGCCGGGACCAAAGTCGCCCTAATGCGCGACGCCAGGGACGGGACGTACTACTGCAAGAAGTACGTGTCGGCCAACGCCCCCAACTGGCATTCGCAGGTTCGCCAACTGAAGAACGAGTTCGACGTCGGCGTTTCCAATAATCATCCAGTCCTTCGCAAATCTCTGGAATACGGCATCGTCAAGCGGAAGCTCCGGGCCATCGAGGCCTACAACATCCTCCAGTTTGTCGATGGCATCCCCCTCGACAAGTTCGCGGAGACCTCCACCCCGCCCCTCATCGTGAAGATCTTCTGGCATGCCGCCGACGGTCTTCAAGATCTTCATCGCCGTGGTTTCGTCCACGCCGACCTGAAGCCACACAATATCCTTTGCGCCAAGAACGGACGGCCGACCATCATCGACTTCGGCCAGGCCTGCGCCATGTTCACCCGCAAGGAGCGCATCCAGGGCACAAAGGACTTCATCGCCAAGGAGCAGGTGGACCGACAGGCCCTCGATGCACGAACCGACGTTTTCGGACTCGGCGCAACGATGCACCGGGTATTTCTCGGCCGCTCCGTCGAGACTGAGCTCAACAGCACCAGCGTCACCAAAGGCGGGGTGAATCTGGACTTCTGGCGAAATCCGAATACCGATCAGGCCAAGCAGCTTGATCCGACCCTGCTTCGCCTGATCGAGGATTGCTGCCAGCCTGATCGAGCTGATCGTCCCGAAAACATGCAACTCGTAAAAGACAGGCTCGAGGTCTGTTTCGACCGAGTCGCCAAGACCGCCTAA
- the lptB gene encoding LPS export ABC transporter ATP-binding protein — MLEVRNIVKAYSGRTVVNRVSFTVGKGEIVGLLGRNGAGKTTSFRMTMGIVKPDGGEVLFNNEDITHLPMYKRAQRGVGYLSQENSVFVKLTVEKNLLAIFELIRGISPAERRRRTRELLEQFGLLRNAKQEARTLSGGERRKLEIARALITQPAIILLDEPFSGVDPIAVQDLQREVRHLKNNMGISFLLTDHNVRQTLEVTDRSYIIHEGTVIAEGSPRQLINDQSVREAYLGSTFRGDEFDHPPASK, encoded by the coding sequence CTGCTCGAAGTACGAAACATTGTGAAGGCCTACAGCGGCCGGACCGTCGTTAATCGAGTCAGCTTTACGGTCGGAAAGGGCGAAATTGTAGGGCTCCTGGGACGGAACGGGGCCGGAAAGACGACCAGCTTCCGCATGACCATGGGCATCGTAAAGCCCGATGGCGGCGAAGTCCTGTTCAACAACGAAGATATCACCCACCTGCCCATGTACAAACGGGCACAAAGGGGCGTCGGCTATCTCTCGCAGGAGAACAGCGTATTCGTCAAGCTGACCGTCGAGAAGAACCTACTGGCCATCTTCGAACTGATACGCGGCATTAGTCCCGCGGAACGGCGGCGCCGAACGCGCGAGCTGCTCGAGCAATTCGGCCTGCTTCGAAACGCAAAGCAGGAGGCACGCACCCTGTCAGGCGGAGAACGCCGCAAGCTGGAAATCGCCCGCGCACTGATCACCCAGCCCGCCATTATCCTGCTCGACGAACCCTTTAGCGGCGTCGATCCCATCGCCGTGCAGGACCTTCAACGTGAAGTTCGCCACCTCAAGAACAACATGGGGATATCGTTCCTTCTGACCGATCACAACGTCCGGCAAACCCTCGAAGTCACTGACCGCAGCTACATCATCCACGAAGGCACGGTCATCGCCGAGGGCTCGCCCCGCCAGTTGATCAACGATCAGTCGGTCCGAGAGGCATATCTCGGCTCGACGTTCCGCGGCGACGAATTCGACCATCCCCCCGCCAGCAAATAA